One Drosophila virilis strain 15010-1051.87 chromosome 5, Dvir_AGI_RSII-ME, whole genome shotgun sequence DNA window includes the following coding sequences:
- the Mal-A2 gene encoding maltase A2, giving the protein MSTRLLLGLLAALLIGTTAASTDIDWWENAALYQIYPRSFQDSDGDGIGDLNGITKRLGYLKEIGITATWLSPIFKSPMSDFGYDISNFTEVDPIFGTLADFDAMMVQAKALNLKIILDFVPNHSSDECEWFQKSINRQDGYDDFYVWHDGKLNAETGEREPPSNWVSVFGGSQWTWNEVRQQYFLHQFQVKQPDLNFSSPMVREHMLDVLGFWLDRGVDGFRIDAVPHIYEHRNADGSYRDEPINDWNNDPNSYDYLDHIYTKDQPETVQLMYEWRDYLVQYQAQHGGPTRVLLAEAYSPVETLSAYFGNGTRLGTQLPMNFQLMYLSGYSTAKDVVGSIDYWMQTMWTQHQTANWVVGNHDTQRVANRMGAHKVDLLNVIVNALPGASVTYYGEEIGMSNVETECTEISCDDRDGERTPMQWAPVKNADFSTAENTWLPVSPDYARYNVQTERGVARSSLQIFKSLQQLKSSSAFLAFKEEGGFSYEAVTEQVLQIVRTNKRSEEYRIFVNMGNSIEILEGLSNKVYEYVLVTAYSLHTPGETIDLRERLVLMPYEAIVLRWLA; this is encoded by the exons ATGTCAACGCGATTACTTCTTGGGCTACTCGCGGCGCTCTTAATAGGCACAACAGCAGCCTCGACGGACATTGATTGGTGGGAGAATGCCGCGCTCTATCAGATTTATCCGCGATCCTTTCAGGACAGTGATGGCGATGGCATTGGCGATTTGAATGGCATAACAAAGCGTCTGGGCTATTTGAAGGAAATCGGGATCACAGCCACTTGGCTATCGCCCATATTTAAGTCACccatgtccgattttggataTGATATATCCAACTTTACAGAAGTCGATCCGATCTTCGGCACGCTTGCTGACTTCGATGCCATGATGGTGCAGGCCAAGGCGCTGAACCTGAAGATTATAttggactttgtgcccaatcATTCGAGCGATGAGTGCGAGTGGTTCCAAAAGTCTATCAATCGGCAGGACGGCTACGATGACTTTTATGTGTGGCACGACGGTAAGCTGAATGCGGAGACAGGTGAACGCGAGCCGCCCAGCAATTGGGTGAGCGTCTTTGGCGGCTCACAGTGGACGTGGAATGAAGTGCGCCAGCAGTACTTCCTGCACCAGTTTCAGGTGAAGCAGCCCGATCTGAACTTCAGTAGTCCCATGGTGCGTGAGCACATGCTGGACGTGCTGGGCTTCTGGCTGGACCGTGGCGTTGACGGCTTTCGCATTGATGCCGTGCCACACATCTACGAACATCGTAATGCCGACGGCAGCTATCGAGACGAGCCCATCAACGATTGGAATAACGATCCAAACAGCTACGACTATCTAGATCATATCTACACCAAGGACCAACCAGAAACAGTACAGTTAATGTACGAGTGGCGCGATTACCTGGTGCAGTATCAGGCACAGCATGGTGGCCCGACCCGAGTACTGCTCGCAGAGGCGTACAGTCCGGTGGAAACCCTGAGCGCCTACTTTGGGAATGGAACGCGGCTCGGCACACAGCTGCCCATGAACTTCCAGCTGATGTATCTCAGCGGCTACTCGACAGCAAAGGATGTGGTCGGTTCCATTGACTACTGGATGCAGACCATGTGGACGCAACATCAGACAGCCAATTGGGTTGTGGGAAACCATGACACACAGCGCGTGGCCAATCGCATGGGCGCACACAAAGTGGATCTGCTCAATGTGATTGTGAACGCGCTGCCAGGTGCCTCGGTCACCTACTACGGTGAGGAGATCGGCATGTCCAACGTAGAGACTGAGTGCACGGAGATCTCCTGCGACGACCGCGATGGCGAACGAACGCCCATGCAATGGGCTCCTGTGAAGAACGCCGACTTCTCCACAGCTGAGAATACCTGGCTTCCCGTCAGTCCCGACTATGCCCGTTACAATGTGCAAACCGAAAGAGGCGTGGCGCGTTCCTCGCTCCAAATATTTAAGAGTCTCCAGCAGCTGAAGAGCAGCTCTGCGTTTCTGGCTTTCAAGGAGGAGGGTGGCTTCTCCTACGAGGCGGTCACAGAACAGGTGCTGCAGATTGTGCG AACCAACAAACGCAGTGAGGAGTACCGTATTTTCGTCAACATGGGCAATAGTATCGAAATTCTCGAGGGTCTGTCTAATAAGGTCTATGAGTATGTGCTTGTAACCGCCTACTCCTTGCACACACCAGG GGAGACGATTGATCTGAGAGAAAGACTGGTGCTAATGCCCTATGAAGCAATCGTGCTGCGGTGGTTGGCTTGA